AGGAGGAAGCGGGCGAGGAGCACCTGGTCCGCGCCATCGAGGAATTGCTGGCCGGCAAGGAAGTCAGCGTGCCGGCCACCGAGGCCCCGGGCTGCATCATCGCCCGCGTGCCCAAGGTCGAGCCTCATGGCGAGGTGACCTATGCGAATCAGATCTCGCGGATCATGAATAAGCGTTGTGTCGAGTGCCATCGCGAAGGGGAATTGGCGCCGTTCGCGCTGACGAGTTACGAAGAGGTTGCCGGCTGGGGGGAGACGATTCGCGAAGTCGTCAAGGAGGGCCGCATGCCCCCCTGGTTTGCCGACGAGCGCTACGGCCACTTCGTCAACGACGCGAGCATGTCGGACGAAGAGAAGAAGCTGATCGACGAGTGGGTAGCGAACGGCACCCCCGAAGGCGATCTCTCGCAATTACCCGCAGCGCCTCACTTCGCCAACGGTTGGAGAATCGGCGAGCCGGATCTGATCATCAAGATGCCCGAAGCCTTTAACGTGCCGGCGGAAGGGGTGCTCGACTATCAGGATATTCGCGTCGATCCGGGATTCACCGAGGACGTGTGGATCACGGCGGCCGAGGGGCGGCCGGGCAATCCCTCGGTGGTGCATCACATCGTGCTCTTTGCGGTTCCGAAAGGGGAGCGGGGCCGGACCGATACGCAAGGCTTCGGCCAGATGGTGGCCATCTATGCTCCTGGCATGCCGGCATGGGTTTATCCGACAGGCACCGCCATGTGCATTCGCAAGGACATGGATCTGGTGTTCCAGATGCACTACACGCCCAACGGCCGTGCCCAGACCGATCAGAGCAGCGTCGGCCTGAAGTTCACCACCAAGGACAAGGTCAAGCAGAAGATTCGCTACGGCATGGCGCTGAACATGGCCTTCGAGATTCCGCCCCACGCCGACGATCACGAGGTCCAGTCGAAGATCACCTTCCGGCGCGATTCGCTGCTATTGAATCTCTTCCCGCACATGCACTACCGTGGGAAGTCGTTCAAGTTCGAAGCGCTCTACCCGGATGGCACCCAGGAGGTGCTCCTCGACGTGCCCAAATATGACTTCAACTGGCAATTGCGTTACGACTTTACCGAGCCGAAGTTCATGCCCAAGGGGACGAAGATGGTCTGCACGGGCCACTTCGACAACTCGGCCGACAACCCGCGCAACCCGAACCCGGAAGAGAAGGTCACCTTCGGTCTGCAATCGTGGGAAGAAATGATGGTGGGTTATTACACCACCGTCCCCGTCGGCGAGGATCTGGCCTCGGATGATGAGGGAGACGCCAAGTAAGCGCCGTACTTGAAAAAGCAGACGCCCTGCCCATCGATTCGACGCAGCACGCTCACTTACAGCGTGCCGCGGTCGATCACCTGCGCTTCGGTCGAGGGAATCCAGCCGCTGCGACCGTCGTTGAGCTGGATTTCGAGCCAGTCGGCACGACGATCGACGACGCTGAATTCCGTACCGGCGATGAGCGGCTTCTCGAACCGTGGGGCGAAGGCGATGCCTCCCGCCTCGCGGATGATGGCCTCGTTGCCCGTCACGACGCCGTGTGGCGCGTGATCGTGCGAAGCGGCTTCGAGCACGATGCCCGTGCCGCAGCCGGCAACCAGCAAGGCAGCCGGAGCGACCACATAGCGCCAGCGGAATTGGTTGAAGAACCTGGCCGCGATCAGCGACGACCACAGTACGAACCAGGCGCACGCGGTAATGGCCACGAGCAGCCGGCGATAGGCGCCGGCGAACCGCAAGATCTCGATCCAGAGCGGTTGCTGCGGGCGAGGGGGCATCGCTCCGGCCAGCGTGCGGGCGTGTTCGAGATTGACCGCGACCTGTCGATCGCCAGGGGCCAATGATTCGGCTTGCAGATAGCTGGCGATCGCCGCCGGTACGCGGCCACTCTGCAATTCGGCATTCCCGAGATTGAAATAGAGCCGGCTATTGTGGGCGCCATGTTCGGTTAGCAGGCGATACTTCGCTGCCGCCGTGGCGAACTCGCTCTGGGCGACGGCAGGATCGCTGCCGGCCAGATCTTGGCCGCGACTGTAGGCCGCTTCTGCCTCGCCGAGCAGCGTAGCGAGTTGCTCGCGCGTCAGAGTGGTGTCACTCATGCGTACGTTCGTGCCCAGCGCGGCGAGACCGGGTGCGGGGAGCGCCCTCTCGGTCGGTGAGCTACCGAGCCACCAGGCCAGACCACAGGCCACGGCAAGCGACATCGTGCCCGCGAGGGCGATCGTCCAGTTTCGCGGAGTCATTCAACGGTCCTTTCCGCTGGCGCACTCTTGTTCCAGGTGACTCAGGCACTGCCGCGCTTCGGCGACCAGGCGATTCGTATCCTCGACCGGAGCTCCCGCGAACCGGGCCGATTCGCACTCGGAGAGCACACGGTCGAATTCGTGTACGGCCGCGACGTGCGGCATCCGTTCGTCGAGCAGGAACACGGCCTCGCGGCGCGTCAGCCCCCCGACGGGCACCGTACAGCGATCGGCCACGTAGCTCAGCAGGGCCGCCGCGACTCCATCCGGAGTCGCCTGGCGATCGAGCCTGGCCAAGGCATGCTGCGCGGCCAGCTTGGCGCGGCGGCGCGGCGAGACGGTCCAGCCGTCGTTCCAACGCTGCCACACCACCGTGCCGGCAAAGGCCACCGGCGGCAGCAACAGGGCGGCCAACCAGGGCCAAGGTTGGGCCGGTGGATCCCAGGCCAGCACCGAGGGGCCCGTGTAGTTGGCAAAGTTCAACACTGGACGAGCCGCGTCGCGATCGGCCGGGGATGAATCGTCCGTCGCACGCGACGACGGATGTCCGCCGACGATCGAATCGAGCGCCAACTCGTCGGCCGGTTGCACATCGATCGCGATCGGTTCGCTCGTCACCGTGTGGAACGTGCCGGTCGAAGGATCGAAGTACGATAGCGAAATCGCGGGAATCTCGGTCACGCCCGCCTTGCGCGGACGAACCGTGGTGATGAAATGCTTCACATTGTCGCGGACGACACCGGCCAGGGGCTCGTCGGCAACCTTGAAGTTTTCCGTAAGCTGCGATAACTCGGCCAAGGGTGGAGCCGGCAGCAGGTCGAGCCGCGGACCGCCGCTGACGGTGATTCGCAGCGTGATGGGATCGCCCGCCTTTAGCTCATGTGTCGAGGCCTCGGTGGCGATTTCAAATTGCCCCACGGCGCCGCGGAAGTCGGCCGGTCGGCCGGTGGTGGGGAGCGGCTTGATCTCGGTCGAAGCAAGCTGAGCGTCGGCCACGACGATCTGGTTGCTCGAAATCGCCAGTCGTCCGAACGAGAGCAGGCCGCCGGCCCGCTCGAGCCCGGTGGGATACGCCACGACGACCTGCACGTTGCCGCCGGGCACGGTGCCCGCGGCTTGGGGCTGCACGGTCGATTGCAGTTCGTAGAGGTAATAGCTGCGTTCGACGCCGTCGCGATCCGCGCGGCGAACCTGGCGGAAGGGAGGCAGCTCGCGCTGGCTGGTCAGCCTGGCCAACGATTCTTGGAAGGGCCCCCACTGGCTGCGGTCTGCCAGCACAAGATTCCAAGTGTCTTCCGGCGAGAGGGTCACGTCGTAGGGAGCGTTGTGATACACCTCGATCCAGAGCCGCAACGTCACCT
This genomic stretch from Pirellulales bacterium harbors:
- a CDS encoding redoxin domain-containing protein, which produces MRKLGLAILGVLMLALPLGARTAVVAAEQNIGTKIDGFTLPDFHGQDRSLGEMADVKLVVVAFLGTECPLVRLYAPRLAELSQRFADRGVKFIGINANRHDTVVEMADFAHSYGVPFPLLKDRTGDVADQFGALRTPEVFLLDGDRVVRYRGRIDDQYAVGIAKEEAGEEHLVRAIEELLAGKEVSVPATEAPGCIIARVPKVEPHGEVTYANQISRIMNKRCVECHREGELAPFALTSYEEVAGWGETIREVVKEGRMPPWFADERYGHFVNDASMSDEEKKLIDEWVANGTPEGDLSQLPAAPHFANGWRIGEPDLIIKMPEAFNVPAEGVLDYQDIRVDPGFTEDVWITAAEGRPGNPSVVHHIVLFAVPKGERGRTDTQGFGQMVAIYAPGMPAWVYPTGTAMCIRKDMDLVFQMHYTPNGRAQTDQSSVGLKFTTKDKVKQKIRYGMALNMAFEIPPHADDHEVQSKITFRRDSLLLNLFPHMHYRGKSFKFEALYPDGTQEVLLDVPKYDFNWQLRYDFTEPKFMPKGTKMVCTGHFDNSADNPRNPNPEEKVTFGLQSWEEMMVGYYTTVPVGEDLASDDEGDAK
- a CDS encoding BatD family protein — translated: MNARSTKRIVTSALAVAALVFATGATARAADVAAELSSRETTVGFPVTLYVTVKNVSQPSEPAAPKLPDVEVRSLGAPSRSSQTTIINGRLSQSSSITYAWELTPRKPGQHEVPAQTLDVDGHRFTTPALSFEAHAIEPSDHVIAEIMGDRPSVYVGEPLKVTLRLWIEVYHNAPYDVTLSPEDTWNLVLADRSQWGPFQESLARLTSQRELPPFRQVRRADRDGVERSYYLYELQSTVQPQAAGTVPGGNVQVVVAYPTGLERAGGLLSFGRLAISSNQIVVADAQLASTEIKPLPTTGRPADFRGAVGQFEIATEASTHELKAGDPITLRITVSGGPRLDLLPAPPLAELSQLTENFKVADEPLAGVVRDNVKHFITTVRPRKAGVTEIPAISLSYFDPSTGTFHTVTSEPIAIDVQPADELALDSIVGGHPSSRATDDSSPADRDAARPVLNFANYTGPSVLAWDPPAQPWPWLAALLLPPVAFAGTVVWQRWNDGWTVSPRRRAKLAAQHALARLDRQATPDGVAAALLSYVADRCTVPVGGLTRREAVFLLDERMPHVAAVHEFDRVLSECESARFAGAPVEDTNRLVAEARQCLSHLEQECASGKDR